From the Flavimarina sp. Hel_I_48 genome, one window contains:
- a CDS encoding creatininase family protein: MIRPYILEETNWKHLKDAEVDLVILPWGATEAHNYHLPYGTDNFEGKAIAEESARIAWEAGAKVMVLPGIPFGVNTGQADIFLDINLNPSTQAAILKDILQVLHRQGVKKFMILNSHGGNNWKSIMRELGLQYPELFLCVTHWFKAMDKTEYFENKGDHADEMETSLVMHLRPELVLPKEEWGVGTEKRNKIKAFTEDWAWTERPWSKISEDTGVGNPKASSSEKGERFFKAVCEKMAKLMVELAKADVNELYE; this comes from the coding sequence ATGATACGCCCATACATTTTAGAAGAAACCAATTGGAAGCATCTTAAAGATGCAGAAGTAGACCTTGTCATTCTTCCCTGGGGAGCTACAGAAGCCCATAATTATCATCTTCCTTATGGTACAGATAATTTTGAGGGAAAGGCCATTGCCGAAGAATCTGCAAGAATTGCATGGGAAGCTGGCGCTAAGGTTATGGTATTGCCGGGAATTCCATTTGGTGTCAATACAGGACAAGCTGATATTTTTCTTGATATAAATCTCAACCCCAGCACGCAGGCAGCCATTTTAAAAGATATACTCCAGGTACTTCACCGGCAGGGGGTAAAAAAATTCATGATATTAAATAGTCATGGAGGTAATAACTGGAAATCTATTATGCGCGAGTTGGGCTTGCAATATCCTGAACTTTTTCTATGTGTGACCCATTGGTTTAAAGCAATGGATAAAACGGAATATTTCGAAAATAAAGGAGATCATGCTGATGAGATGGAAACTAGTCTGGTTATGCATTTAAGACCAGAACTTGTTCTGCCAAAAGAAGAATGGGGGGTCGGCACAGAAAAAAGAAACAAAATTAAAGCATTCACTGAAGATTGGGCATGGACTGAACGTCCCTGGTCTAAAATTTCTGAAGATACAGGAGTTGGCAATCCAAAGGCTTCCAGTAGCGAAAAGGGGGAACGCTTTTTCAAGGCTGTTTGTGAAAAAATGGCAAAATTAATGGTTGAGCTTGCAAAAGCTGATGTAAACGAGCTTTATGAATAA
- a CDS encoding LysR family transcriptional regulator, with amino-acid sequence MTITQLKYVLAVAENKNFTKAAERVFVTQPTLSMQIQKLEDELDILIFDRGKKPIELTEIGKKIVDQARNIVNESNRITDIVDQQKGFIGGQFKIGVIPTVMPTLLPMFLKTFIKKYPKVKLKIEELPTETILAKLEDGHLDAAIAATPLQVDQIIERPLYYEPFVAYIPENHRLYGRKDLKNSDLDLNDMLLLEDGHCFRDGVINLCKAYRKEMDDHFSLESGSFETLIKLANEGLGMTLLPYLQTLEVKEIEKRYLHHFEKPVPAREVSLLYHKSGLKIQIIEVLKTTIAGIVKGAITFQNVDIISPRMEKNKN; translated from the coding sequence ATGACCATTACACAATTAAAGTACGTACTGGCTGTAGCCGAAAACAAGAACTTCACTAAAGCTGCAGAACGTGTTTTTGTAACGCAGCCCACGTTAAGTATGCAAATCCAAAAATTGGAAGACGAACTGGACATCCTTATTTTTGACCGGGGAAAAAAACCTATTGAACTAACAGAAATAGGTAAGAAGATTGTGGATCAGGCTAGAAATATTGTTAATGAGTCCAATCGAATTACAGATATAGTAGATCAACAAAAAGGCTTTATAGGCGGGCAATTTAAAATTGGGGTAATTCCTACGGTTATGCCCACCTTGCTACCTATGTTTTTGAAAACCTTTATTAAAAAATATCCCAAAGTCAAATTAAAGATAGAGGAACTTCCTACTGAGACTATCTTGGCCAAATTAGAAGATGGACATCTCGATGCTGCCATAGCAGCAACACCTTTACAAGTAGATCAAATTATAGAACGTCCTTTATATTACGAGCCATTTGTAGCTTATATTCCTGAAAATCACCGATTATATGGTAGAAAAGATCTAAAAAATAGTGATCTTGACTTAAATGACATGTTGTTACTTGAGGATGGACACTGCTTTAGGGATGGTGTGATAAATCTTTGTAAAGCTTATAGAAAAGAAATGGATGATCATTTTTCATTGGAAAGTGGAAGTTTTGAAACATTGATCAAGTTGGCTAATGAAGGACTGGGTATGACACTCCTACCCTATCTACAAACGCTTGAAGTTAAAGAAATAGAAAAACGTTACTTACATCATTTTGAAAAGCCCGTACCTGCCAGGGAAGTAAGCCTTTTATATCACAAAAGCGGTCTTAAAATACAGATTATCGAAGTATTAAAAACAACTATAGCGGGTATTGTAAAAGGGGCAATAACGTTTCAAAATGTTGATATTATAAGTCCAAGAATGGAAAAGAATAAAAACTAG
- a CDS encoding TIGR00266 family protein, which produces MNAHEIDYRIVGEEMQYVEIELDPQEGVIAEAGTFMMMENGIRMETIFGDGSKNDSSLMGKIFGAGKRLLTGESMFMTVFYNDIIGKKKVSFAAPYPGKIIPIDLTKSGGRFICQKDAFLCAAKGVSIGIEFSRRLGRGLFGGEGFIMQRLEGDGMAFVHAGGTTMKKELGMGEKIKVDTGCIIGFDHTIKYDIEFVGGIKNTIFGGEGVFFASLTGPGTVYIQSLPFSRLAGRVWASAPKMGGKDRGEGSLLGGLGDLLDGDNRF; this is translated from the coding sequence ATGAACGCACATGAAATAGATTACAGAATTGTAGGAGAGGAAATGCAATATGTAGAGATTGAACTAGATCCCCAGGAGGGCGTTATTGCCGAAGCAGGGACGTTCATGATGATGGAAAATGGCATCAGGATGGAAACCATTTTTGGAGATGGTTCTAAAAATGATTCCAGTTTGATGGGTAAGATATTTGGGGCGGGTAAAAGACTCCTTACAGGGGAGAGTATGTTCATGACTGTTTTTTACAACGATATTATAGGGAAGAAGAAAGTGAGTTTTGCCGCCCCTTATCCTGGAAAAATAATCCCCATCGATCTAACTAAGAGCGGGGGACGCTTTATTTGCCAGAAAGATGCTTTTTTATGTGCAGCAAAAGGGGTGAGTATAGGTATTGAATTTTCCCGTCGGTTAGGCCGCGGACTTTTTGGAGGTGAAGGTTTTATCATGCAGCGACTGGAGGGGGATGGAATGGCTTTTGTTCATGCCGGGGGTACGACTATGAAAAAAGAGTTGGGTATGGGGGAGAAGATAAAAGTAGATACAGGCTGTATTATTGGCTTTGATCATACCATTAAATATGATATTGAATTTGTGGGAGGTATAAAGAATACAATTTTTGGTGGGGAAGGCGTTTTTTTTGCCAGTCTAACAGGCCCAGGTACAGTTTATATTCAGTCCTTACCTTTTAGCCGATTAGCGGGTCGTGTTTGGGCGTCAGCACCTAAGATGGGTGGAAAAGATAGGGGTGAGGGTAGTTTATTAGGTGGTTTAGGTGATTTATTGGACGGTGACAATCGTTTTTAA
- a CDS encoding DUF4442 domain-containing protein, whose translation MSLSVQKFNNFLLFKLPSAYLCGVRVKAFTADNCMTTVKQRWINQNPFNSMFWAVQGMAAELSTGILVMSEIKRSDQKISMLVISNKASFVKKATGRIVFTCSTAKDVKAAIQQTLRTGEGQTFWMQSRGVDEAGDVVSTFDFEWTVKAKLQ comes from the coding sequence ATGTCTCTTTCCGTACAAAAGTTCAATAACTTCCTACTTTTTAAACTCCCTTCCGCATATTTATGCGGCGTACGGGTTAAAGCATTTACCGCAGACAACTGTATGACTACCGTAAAACAAAGATGGATCAATCAAAATCCATTCAATTCCATGTTTTGGGCAGTACAGGGAATGGCAGCGGAATTAAGTACGGGAATCTTGGTCATGAGCGAAATTAAACGTAGCGATCAAAAGATAAGTATGCTTGTTATTAGCAACAAAGCCTCATTCGTGAAAAAAGCGACTGGACGAATCGTATTTACCTGTTCAACCGCTAAAGATGTAAAAGCTGCTATTCAGCAAACCTTGCGCACAGGTGAAGGGCAGACCTTTTGGATGCAATCTAGAGGGGTAGATGAGGCTGGCGATGTGGTAAGCACATTTGATTTTGAATGGACTGTAAAAGCAAAACTTCAGTAA